Proteins found in one Sporosarcina sp. FSL K6-3457 genomic segment:
- a CDS encoding glycerol-3-phosphate acyltransferase, producing MWLWVIGVLLSGYAIGCLHGSVIAQKISGVNLKETGVKNAGASNATIVLGKKFGALVAAIDIGKGALAVLLVHFFQ from the coding sequence ATGTGGTTGTGGGTTATAGGCGTGCTCCTTTCGGGGTATGCCATCGGATGCTTACATGGTTCGGTTATAGCGCAGAAGATTTCAGGGGTTAATTTAAAAGAAACTGGGGTTAAAAATGCCGGTGCTTCGAATGCTACAATTGTCTTAGGGAAAAAGTTTGGCGCACTTGTTGCGGCGATTGATATTGGAAAAGGTGCACTGGCTGTACTGCTTGTACACTTTTTTCAGTAA
- a CDS encoding glycerol-3-phosphate acyltransferase: MPADDVSLLLFSASAATVLGHNFPFYMQFNGGKGTATVIGVLLALDWRFGLIGFALLVVVALVTDFLVFGVLMLYVTLIALALWTEGYWPIVIAIILFVLAVWKHVENFQRIKEGSEKRVLAVLKKK; this comes from the coding sequence TTGCCGGCGGATGATGTCTCACTACTACTATTCTCGGCAAGCGCTGCAACCGTCCTCGGACATAACTTCCCGTTTTACATGCAGTTCAATGGCGGCAAGGGAACTGCGACGGTTATCGGTGTGCTACTTGCACTCGATTGGCGCTTCGGTCTCATTGGATTTGCATTGTTAGTTGTCGTTGCGCTTGTGACAGATTTTCTGGTGTTTGGTGTATTGATGTTATATGTGACACTCATCGCGCTCGCTCTATGGACAGAAGGCTACTGGCCAATTGTAATTGCAATTATATTGTTCGTGCTAGCCGTATGGAAGCATGTTGAAAATTTCCAGAGAATAAAAGAAGGCAGTGAGAAGCGTGTCTTAGCAGTTTTAAAAAAGAAATAA
- a CDS encoding DUF2187 family protein, producing the protein MAFPRKEKDVSDFVAARKIDEKISFVRNDHEVNGTIFKILENSVIVEISSKDAELIGAASNLTVVAHKNYSIV; encoded by the coding sequence ATGGCTTTTCCACGTAAGGAAAAAGATGTATCGGATTTTGTCGCAGCGCGCAAAATCGATGAAAAGATTTCGTTTGTCCGTAATGACCATGAAGTAAATGGTACTATTTTCAAAATTCTCGAGAACTCTGTGATTGTTGAGATTTCTTCGAAGGATGCTGAGCTCATTGGTGCCGCGTCCAATCTTACTGTTGTTGCACATAAAAACTATTCTATCGTTTAA